A single Dehalococcoidales bacterium DNA region contains:
- a CDS encoding CoA transferase produces the protein MAEPRPFAGLKVLDFTWGGVGPFQGNFLGYYGAMIVRIESALRPDVTRQGGNVNPTDKKLAEVFKDPRKRLEFGGAFAVTHPVKKYGMGLNLNHPKAVEVFKQLAGWADVLIESFTTGTLEKRGLGWEDLHKINPRLIMHRTCGYGHTGSMASQPGYGQTVTSLTGFYTIAGWPDRLPVPISSYYTDHLSPLFGGLALMAAIDYQQRIGEGQCIDQSQIESGINYLAPLVLDYAANHRELALRGNSSPCAAPHGAYRCRGEDRWVAITVQTDQEWESFCQVVGSPDWTREERFRTLDRRIKNRAVLDDYLNSWTKERTAEQVMTIMQSTGVAAGVVATAQDSESDPQLAAYDFFHEIEHPYLGKQKFFHPPAFTLSDAEAELHRPVQLGEHTEYICKEVLGMSGEEYENLKKEGVFD, from the coding sequence ATGGCGGAGCCAAGACCTTTTGCCGGACTGAAAGTGCTGGACTTCACCTGGGGTGGGGTGGGGCCTTTCCAGGGGAATTTCCTGGGCTACTACGGCGCCATGATTGTGCGCATTGAAAGCGCTTTGCGGCCGGACGTGACCCGGCAGGGCGGCAACGTCAATCCCACGGACAAAAAGCTGGCCGAGGTCTTTAAAGACCCCCGCAAACGCCTGGAGTTCGGCGGGGCTTTCGCGGTGACCCACCCGGTGAAAAAGTACGGCATGGGCCTCAATCTAAATCACCCCAAAGCGGTTGAGGTATTCAAGCAGTTAGCCGGCTGGGCGGACGTGCTCATCGAAAGCTTCACCACCGGCACGCTGGAAAAGCGCGGCTTGGGCTGGGAAGATTTACATAAGATCAATCCGCGGCTTATCATGCACCGCACCTGCGGCTACGGGCATACCGGCTCCATGGCCAGCCAGCCGGGCTACGGCCAGACGGTCACCAGCCTCACCGGGTTTTATACCATCGCCGGGTGGCCGGACAGACTGCCGGTGCCGATATCGTCGTATTACACCGACCACCTTTCGCCGCTGTTCGGTGGGCTGGCGCTGATGGCGGCCATAGATTACCAGCAGCGCATCGGAGAGGGGCAGTGCATCGACCAATCGCAAATAGAGTCCGGCATCAACTACCTTGCGCCGCTGGTGCTGGACTACGCCGCCAACCACAGGGAGCTGGCTTTAAGGGGCAACAGCAGCCCCTGTGCCGCCCCGCACGGGGCTTACCGCTGCCGGGGCGAGGATAGATGGGTGGCCATCACCGTGCAGACGGACCAGGAATGGGAAAGCTTCTGCCAAGTAGTGGGCAGCCCGGACTGGACGCGGGAGGAGAGATTCCGCACGCTGGACAGGCGGATAAAGAACCGCGCCGTCCTCGACGATTATTTGAATAGCTGGACCAAGGAACGTACCGCCGAGCAGGTCATGACCATAATGCAGTCGACTGGCGTGGCGGCGGGGGTGGTGGCGACGGCCCAGGACTCGGAAAGCGACCCCCAGCTGGCGGCCTACGACTTCTTTCACGAAATCGAGCACCCGTACCTGGGCAAGCAGAAGTTTTTCCACCCGCCCGCCTTTACCCTGTCCGACGCCGAGGCGGAACTGCACCGGCCGGTACAGCTCGGGGAGCACACGGAATACATCTGTAAAGAGGTGCTCGGCATGAGCGGCGAAGAATACGAAAACCTGAAAAAAGAGGGAGTCTTCGACTAA
- a CDS encoding MaoC family dehydratase N-terminal domain-containing protein produces MTEKPTPLDQFEVDFKAGIGREYDITGQCFLTEATRDNIKNFAEAVGDANPLWLDEEYAGKSRFKGITAPPTFLYNINHGSAPALAPPRQLPPLNLSLLYAGAELEFFRPIRLGDAFSAVKAKSVGIERKESKSLGPMLFATGEAYYYNQRQELIGTIRTTTCRFEPPQKQAVHFDRESKPGFEVKSPDLLAFEHKRRGAAPRYWENVAVGEEMAPALEKGLLTMMEIVRFGLFVSGVPRRIERRREQVEIGFSREEMQKRAGLENASDYGPQRVCWLGQFVTDWMGDDGTLKKYSCQVRHPSIMGDSNFVKGKVTAKRIASGEHLVDCEVWVENQAGLVTAPGLATIALPSKDY; encoded by the coding sequence ATGACTGAAAAACCGACGCCACTTGATCAATTTGAAGTCGACTTTAAAGCCGGTATCGGCAGGGAGTATGACATTACCGGCCAGTGCTTCCTCACCGAGGCCACCCGGGACAATATCAAAAACTTCGCCGAGGCGGTGGGGGACGCCAACCCGCTGTGGCTGGACGAGGAATACGCCGGGAAGAGCCGCTTTAAGGGGATTACGGCGCCGCCCACTTTTTTATATAACATCAACCACGGCAGCGCGCCGGCTTTAGCCCCGCCCCGCCAGCTGCCGCCGCTGAATTTAAGCCTGCTCTACGCGGGGGCGGAACTGGAGTTTTTCCGGCCCATCCGCCTGGGCGATGCCTTTTCCGCCGTCAAGGCCAAAAGCGTGGGCATCGAGAGGAAGGAAAGCAAGTCCCTGGGCCCCATGCTCTTCGCCACCGGCGAGGCGTATTACTACAACCAGCGGCAGGAGCTTATCGGCACTATCCGCACCACCACCTGCCGCTTCGAACCGCCCCAGAAACAGGCCGTCCATTTCGACAGGGAATCGAAGCCCGGCTTCGAGGTAAAATCGCCCGACCTGCTGGCCTTCGAGCATAAAAGACGCGGGGCCGCGCCGCGCTACTGGGAGAACGTGGCGGTGGGTGAGGAGATGGCGCCGGCGCTGGAAAAAGGGCTGCTCACCATGATGGAGATTGTCCGCTTCGGGCTCTTCGTGTCCGGCGTGCCGCGGCGCATCGAACGCAGACGGGAGCAGGTGGAAATCGGCTTTTCACGGGAGGAAATGCAGAAGCGCGCCGGACTGGAAAACGCCTCCGACTACGGCCCGCAGCGGGTATGCTGGCTGGGACAGTTCGTGACGGACTGGATGGGCGATGACGGCACGCTGAAAAAGTACTCCTGCCAGGTACGGCACCCCAGCATCATGGGGGACAGCAACTTCGTGAAGGGAAAGGTGACGGCCAAGCGCATCGCCAGCGGCGAGCACCTGGTGGACTGTGAAGTGTGGGTGGAAAACCAGGCGGGGTTGGTAACCGCTCCCGGCCTGGCCACGATAGCCCTGCCCAGCAAGGATTATTAG
- a CDS encoding radical SAM protein, which produces MNTTAPKEKKGYTGLLNKSLGIFFSTAWHITLRRPSQAWFFFRTVRWQRRAAKVRGGLDGQGVHVPPIIIYSITERCNLHCKGCYAQALHDAVQPEMSAAKMRETIREARELGVSFMVLAGGEPLVRREILDIIREFRDVIFFVFTNGTLIDVALADHMKHIPNLVPILSLEGNRAETDLRRGSGVFQNLTAVIRRLKQRHIFFGTSITLTQSNFNTVTESSLVRDLHRSGCRLFFFIEYTPIDAGTESWEVTAAQRETMVQKVAAFRKDFPALFVNLPDDEKDFGGCLSSGRGFVHISAQGNVEPCPFAPYSDTNVRDTSLKESLRSRFLATVRDNSDQLHESSGGCALWREKEWLQSVLNEQKQTDKETVKEPAKDSAAGLKR; this is translated from the coding sequence ATGAACACCACGGCACCAAAAGAGAAAAAAGGCTATACCGGCCTCCTAAATAAATCACTGGGGATATTTTTCAGCACCGCCTGGCACATTACCCTGCGCCGCCCCTCTCAGGCCTGGTTCTTCTTCCGCACCGTGCGGTGGCAGCGCCGGGCCGCTAAAGTCCGCGGCGGGCTGGACGGTCAGGGCGTGCACGTGCCGCCCATCATCATCTACAGCATTACGGAACGCTGCAACCTCCACTGCAAGGGGTGCTACGCCCAGGCGCTCCATGACGCCGTTCAGCCGGAAATGAGCGCGGCCAAGATGCGGGAGACCATCCGGGAGGCGCGGGAGCTGGGGGTTTCCTTCATGGTGCTGGCCGGCGGCGAGCCGCTGGTGCGCCGGGAAATCCTGGATATCATCAGGGAGTTCCGGGACGTGATTTTCTTCGTGTTTACCAACGGGACTCTGATTGACGTCGCCCTGGCCGACCATATGAAGCATATTCCCAACCTGGTGCCCATCCTCAGCCTGGAGGGCAACCGCGCCGAGACCGACCTGCGGCGGGGCAGCGGGGTCTTTCAGAACCTTACCGCGGTTATCCGCAGGCTGAAGCAGCGGCACATCTTCTTCGGCACTTCCATTACCCTGACGCAGAGCAATTTCAATACGGTGACGGAAAGCAGCCTGGTGCGGGACCTGCACCGGTCCGGCTGCCGCCTATTCTTCTTCATCGAATACACGCCCATAGACGCCGGCACCGAGTCCTGGGAAGTCACCGCCGCGCAGCGGGAAACCATGGTGCAAAAGGTGGCCGCTTTCCGCAAGGACTTCCCCGCCCTTTTCGTCAACCTCCCCGACGACGAGAAGGACTTCGGCGGGTGCCTGTCCTCCGGGCGCGGTTTCGTCCATATCAGCGCCCAGGGCAACGTGGAGCCCTGCCCCTTCGCCCCGTACTCAGACACCAACGTGCGGGATACGTCTTTGAAAGAGTCCCTGCGTTCGCGCTTCCTGGCGACGGTGCGGGACAACTCGGACCAGCTCCACGAAAGCTCCGGCGGCTGCGCGCTCTGGCGGGAAAAGGAATGGCTCCAGTCCGTGCTGAACGAGCAAAAGCAAACGGACAAAGAGACGGTGAAAGAACCCGCAAAAGATTCTGCGGCAGGCCTCAAACGATAG
- a CDS encoding OB-fold domain-containing protein — MPEIKKQLPLVTESNKAFWEAARRHELAAYKCRSCGALCTREAACAACGADGGEWVKVSGRGEVFTFCVYRQSFHPAWRDDVPYNAAYVKLAEGPLLMTNIVGCENKDIYIGMAVEVTFDDITPEVTLPRFRPAGINKSEYQNSNEGRK, encoded by the coding sequence ATGCCGGAGATAAAAAAACAGCTCCCGCTGGTCACGGAGTCCAATAAAGCTTTCTGGGAAGCCGCGCGGCGGCACGAGCTGGCGGCGTATAAATGCCGTAGCTGCGGCGCGCTTTGCACGCGGGAGGCCGCCTGTGCCGCCTGCGGGGCGGACGGGGGGGAATGGGTAAAGGTGAGCGGGCGGGGGGAGGTCTTTACTTTCTGTGTTTACCGGCAGTCCTTCCACCCGGCCTGGCGGGACGATGTCCCCTACAACGCGGCCTACGTGAAGCTGGCGGAAGGCCCGCTATTGATGACCAATATCGTGGGATGCGAAAATAAAGATATTTACATCGGCATGGCGGTGGAAGTAACCTTCGATGACATAACGCCGGAGGTAACGCTGCCCAGGTTCAGGCCGGCGGGAATAAATAAATCTGAATACCAGAATAGTAATGAAGGACGGAAATGA
- a CDS encoding CoA transferase, giving the protein MLSGYRVLDLTNEKGFLCGKALGDFGADVIKIEKPGGEPDRNKAPFFHDTADPEKSLYWFAFNANKRSITLDIETADGREIFKELVKTADVVVESFPPGHMDKIGLGYGVLSGVNPRVILTSISGFGQKGPYRDYNDRDLAVWALSGYMYITGEPDRPPLAPSYPHAHLIGAMNGAIGTMVALAQRRLTGRGQTVDASTHQGLCFAISIETKLPWAFQKINASREGRERLKIFCKDGQVKIPLLWQCKDGSIAFFFWVGPNFVKHNESLVAWIKSSGADPGLLGTWDWAKEGWNKYTMEEVRQIRATLETFFMKHTKMELHDGAMEYRIQLTPVLAPKDLLEFPLFKERNFWREIDHPELGTKITYPGGFVKPGIGDCGVRFRAPLIGEHNEDIYKKDLKMSAQDMVNLKERRVI; this is encoded by the coding sequence ATGCTCAGCGGCTACCGCGTGCTCGACCTTACCAATGAGAAAGGCTTTCTCTGCGGCAAGGCCTTGGGCGACTTTGGGGCGGATGTCATCAAGATAGAGAAGCCGGGCGGCGAGCCGGACCGCAATAAGGCGCCCTTTTTTCACGATACCGCCGACCCGGAAAAAAGCCTGTACTGGTTCGCTTTTAATGCCAACAAGCGCAGCATCACGCTGGATATCGAGACCGCGGACGGGCGGGAAATCTTTAAGGAACTGGTGAAGACGGCGGACGTGGTGGTGGAGTCGTTCCCGCCCGGCCATATGGACAAAATCGGCCTGGGCTATGGCGTCCTGAGCGGGGTCAATCCCAGAGTAATCCTGACGTCCATCAGCGGCTTCGGGCAGAAGGGGCCTTACCGCGATTACAACGACCGCGACCTGGCGGTGTGGGCTTTATCCGGCTACATGTATATCACCGGGGAGCCGGACCGGCCGCCTTTAGCCCCCAGCTACCCCCACGCCCACCTGATAGGCGCGATGAACGGGGCCATCGGCACGATGGTGGCTTTAGCCCAGCGCCGCCTCACCGGACGGGGACAGACGGTGGACGCATCCACCCACCAGGGGCTTTGCTTCGCCATTTCCATAGAGACCAAGCTGCCCTGGGCGTTCCAGAAAATCAACGCCTCCCGCGAGGGCCGCGAACGCCTCAAGATATTCTGCAAGGACGGGCAGGTAAAAATCCCGCTACTATGGCAGTGTAAGGACGGCAGCATCGCGTTCTTCTTCTGGGTAGGCCCCAACTTCGTCAAGCACAACGAGTCGCTGGTCGCCTGGATAAAGTCGTCCGGCGCCGACCCCGGCCTGCTCGGCACCTGGGACTGGGCCAAAGAAGGCTGGAACAAGTACACCATGGAGGAAGTGCGGCAGATACGCGCCACGCTGGAAACGTTCTTCATGAAGCACACCAAGATGGAGCTGCATGACGGCGCCATGGAATACCGTATCCAGCTTACCCCCGTCCTCGCCCCCAAAGACCTGCTGGAGTTTCCCCTCTTTAAGGAGCGAAATTTCTGGCGGGAGATAGACCACCCGGAGCTGGGCACTAAAATCACCTATCCGGGGGGCTTCGTCAAACCGGGCATCGGGGACTGCGGCGTGCGCTTCCGCGCCCCGCTCATCGGGGAGCATAATGAAGACATCTATAAAAAAGATTTAAAAATGTCCGCTCAGGATATGGTCAATCTGAAAGAGCGGCGGGTGATTTGA
- a CDS encoding DUF2807 domain-containing protein: MNTQRFDFTDFTRLRIERALSVDILREDTYSLTIGDDFSRIRVEKVGETLVIGRRGLDWAALFHPRPHVVVTMPELEALEMSGSCQGKVIGFHSDREFSLKLSGASHLEINRLAAGGVKMNISGASDLTGDISISGEIRFNVSGASRMELSGSAASAFIELSGASQARLANLTLQKASLNTSGASSVQLNVKENLDINLSGASRLEYAGRPALGKIQIAGASVIKQR; this comes from the coding sequence ATGAATACGCAGCGGTTCGACTTCACAGATTTCACCCGACTTAGAATCGAGCGGGCGCTCTCCGTGGATATCCTGAGAGAAGATACCTACAGCCTGACCATCGGCGATGATTTCAGTCGCATCCGGGTGGAAAAGGTGGGCGAAACCCTGGTAATAGGCCGCCGCGGCCTGGACTGGGCAGCGCTCTTCCACCCCCGCCCCCACGTCGTCGTCACCATGCCGGAGCTGGAAGCGCTGGAAATGTCCGGCTCCTGCCAAGGCAAGGTGATAGGTTTCCACTCCGACCGCGAGTTCAGCCTCAAGCTGAGCGGGGCCAGCCACCTGGAAATCAACCGCCTGGCCGCGGGCGGCGTCAAGATGAATATCTCCGGCGCTTCCGACCTTACCGGGGATATCAGCATCAGCGGGGAAATCCGGTTTAACGTCTCCGGCGCCAGCCGCATGGAGCTTTCCGGCTCCGCCGCCAGCGCCTTTATCGAGCTTTCCGGCGCCAGCCAGGCCAGGCTGGCCAACCTGACGCTGCAAAAAGCCAGCCTGAATACCTCCGGCGCCAGCAGCGTCCAGCTGAACGTCAAAGAAAACCTGGATATCAATTTGAGCGGCGCCTCCCGCCTGGAATATGCCGGCCGGCCCGCTTTGGGGAAAATACAGATTGCCGGGGCTTCCGTCATCAAGCAAAGATAG
- a CDS encoding thiolase family protein, whose product MTIKDKYAFAGVGLTALGKIPDLTPDELAAQAISLALADAGLKPSEIDGYIYQPGMGGGLGDTAPLQMTGIAASMVWQAASLGSYANVMVAMAIGAMESGLCHTCVLVHAASAASRRGGGMMPMGQYSTPGAYGWYGPGATAACMAQRYSHLYGLKREQLGAIALTLRENANKRPDAIMHGKKITMDDYLNARPVVEPLCLLDFCLVNDGAVALIITSKERAQNCKKKPVYVMGYGIDHSLREMNRSPEAIHHFDGFVVAKAKEEAFGMAGITLKDIDVAQLYDAFTIFLLSQLEGYGICKKGEAGDFAAAGNLKPAGSFPCNTSGTGLSWGYLMGFTQLTEGIRQMRGEGGATQVKDAETCLVTGLGGMVDNGSAATCCILRR is encoded by the coding sequence ATGACCATCAAAGATAAATACGCCTTCGCGGGGGTGGGGCTGACGGCGCTGGGGAAAATACCGGACCTTACCCCGGACGAGCTGGCGGCGCAGGCCATCAGCCTGGCCCTGGCGGACGCCGGCCTGAAGCCGTCTGAAATCGACGGCTATATCTACCAGCCGGGCATGGGCGGCGGCCTGGGCGATACGGCTCCCCTGCAAATGACGGGCATTGCCGCTTCCATGGTCTGGCAGGCGGCCAGCCTGGGATCTTACGCCAACGTCATGGTGGCCATGGCTATCGGGGCCATGGAAAGCGGGCTTTGCCATACCTGCGTCCTGGTGCACGCCGCCAGCGCGGCCAGCCGGCGGGGCGGGGGCATGATGCCGATGGGCCAGTACAGCACGCCGGGGGCTTACGGCTGGTACGGCCCGGGGGCGACGGCCGCCTGCATGGCGCAGCGCTACAGTCACCTTTACGGACTCAAACGCGAGCAGCTGGGCGCCATCGCCTTAACGCTAAGGGAAAACGCCAATAAAAGGCCGGACGCCATCATGCACGGTAAAAAGATAACGATGGACGACTACCTTAACGCCCGCCCGGTGGTGGAGCCGCTCTGTCTGCTGGACTTCTGCCTGGTCAACGACGGCGCCGTCGCCCTGATAATAACCTCAAAAGAGCGGGCGCAAAACTGTAAAAAGAAGCCGGTCTATGTCATGGGCTACGGCATCGACCACTCCCTGCGGGAAATGAACCGGTCGCCGGAAGCCATCCACCACTTCGACGGCTTCGTGGTAGCAAAAGCCAAAGAGGAAGCCTTCGGCATGGCGGGCATAACTTTGAAAGACATCGACGTGGCCCAGCTGTATGACGCTTTCACCATCTTTTTACTCTCCCAGCTGGAGGGCTACGGCATCTGTAAAAAAGGGGAGGCGGGGGACTTCGCGGCGGCGGGGAATTTAAAGCCGGCCGGGAGCTTTCCCTGTAATACGTCCGGCACCGGGCTTTCCTGGGGCTATTTGATGGGCTTTACCCAGCTCACGGAGGGGATAAGGCAGATGCGGGGAGAAGGCGGCGCCACCCAGGTAAAAGACGCGGAGACCTGCCTGGTAACCGGGCTGGGCGGCATGGTGGACAACGGCAGCGCCGCCACCTGCTGTATCCTGAGGAGATAA